One Vanacampus margaritifer isolate UIUO_Vmar chromosome 20, RoL_Vmar_1.0, whole genome shotgun sequence DNA window includes the following coding sequences:
- the LOC144040580 gene encoding uncharacterized protein LOC144040580, whose protein sequence is MTYRYQEWQDSLHNFDDYSVLTLDLCIYLRHNLRNNVSVFKVLSALESLWKVTIPARDTVLYAYSHFEALTSHDYSFSCVCCGYYPSVVVMDLHKKGVFNFPVSDIKDAPENFPGDVNIEEFWDSIQDDFSWLCP, encoded by the exons ATGACCTACAGATACCAGGAATGGCAGGACAGTCTACATAACTTTGATGACTATTCTGTTTTGACTCTTGATCTTTGTATATACCTGAGGCACAACCTGCGG AACAATGTCTCAGTGTTCAAGGTATTAAGTGCACTGGAAAGCCTATGGAAGGTGACAATTCCTGCCAGAGACACTGTTCTGTATGCCTACAGCCACTTTGAGGCATTGACAAGCCATGATTACTCCTTTTCTTGTGTTTGCTGTGGCTACTATCCTTCAGTAGTTGTCATGGACCTACACAAAAAAGGAGTGTTCAACTTTCCTG ttaGTGACATTAAAGATGCTCCGGAGAACTTCCCTGGTGACGTTAACATTGAAGAGTTCTGGGATTCTATTCAGGATGATTTCTCGTGGCTTTGTCCATA A